A genomic region of Candidatus Kapaibacterium sp. contains the following coding sequences:
- a CDS encoding purine-nucleoside phosphorylase: protein MLTKIKESLQSIRKVTDFTPEVGIILGTGLGNLGSEIIIENELSYHHIQHFPISTVESHAGNLIFGKLSGKNVVAMSGRFHLYEGYSMSDITLPVRVMKEMGVKTLLVSNACGSVNTYFRRCDLMIIDDHINLMGSSPLIGKHYDEFGPRFVDLSQPYSQRLIHFAEEIALEHQIPVKKGVYAAMSGPNLETRAEYRMLRVIGADVIGMSTIPEVIVANQIGLEVFAASIITDECYPDALTTISIEEMVEAANLTVPKLTVIFRELIKRL from the coding sequence ATGCTTACTAAAATAAAAGAGTCTTTACAATCAATCAGAAAAGTCACGGATTTCACTCCCGAAGTGGGTATCATTCTTGGTACGGGATTGGGGAATTTGGGTTCGGAAATTATCATAGAAAACGAATTATCTTATCATCATATTCAACATTTCCCGATTTCGACAGTCGAATCTCACGCAGGGAATCTCATATTCGGCAAATTAAGCGGTAAAAATGTCGTAGCAATGAGTGGCAGATTCCATCTTTACGAAGGCTATTCAATGTCTGATATTACTCTGCCCGTCAGAGTGATGAAAGAAATGGGCGTAAAGACTTTGCTCGTATCGAATGCTTGCGGCTCGGTCAATACATATTTCCGCAGATGCGACTTAATGATAATTGACGACCATATCAATTTGATGGGTTCAAGCCCGCTTATTGGCAAACATTATGATGAATTCGGTCCTCGTTTTGTTGATTTGAGCCAACCATATTCGCAAAGATTAATCCACTTTGCAGAAGAAATCGCCTTAGAGCATCAAATTCCCGTCAAAAAAGGCGTCTATGCAGCTATGAGCGGTCCAAATCTGGAAACTCGTGCAGAATATAGAATGTTGCGAGTTATCGGAGCAGATGTTATTGGCATGAGTACAATTCCCGAAGTCATTGTTGCCAATCAAATCGGACTCGAAGTCTTTGCTGCATCTATTATCACAGACGAGTGTTATCCCGATGCTTTGACGACAATTAGTATCGAAGAAATGGTTGAAGCTGCAAACTTGACTGTACCAAAATTAACGGTGATTTTCCGCGAACTAATAAAACGACTTTAA
- a CDS encoding YggS family pyridoxal phosphate-dependent enzyme, which yields MNERVELLRQRFDIITQNAEKAALEANRDIEDIKIIAVSKIQKFDHVADAVEAGLKYFGENYVAELREKHEQLTEIGVSVPEWHFIGHLQSNKVKYIAEFITMIHSVDSLKLAEEIDKRALQHERVIDVLIQINTSGEDSKSGIEPEDAAALAQQILKLKNVKLKGLMTIGTFTDDESLQRAEFTLLRNSLKSINEKLGTNLDELSMGMTGDYAVAISEGATMVRIGTAIFGERIYD from the coding sequence ATGAACGAAAGAGTTGAATTGCTCAGACAAAGATTTGATATAATTACCCAAAATGCCGAAAAGGCTGCATTGGAAGCCAATAGGGACATCGAAGACATAAAAATCATAGCTGTTTCTAAGATTCAAAAATTCGACCATGTGGCTGATGCAGTCGAAGCCGGATTGAAATATTTCGGCGAAAATTATGTTGCAGAGTTGCGTGAAAAGCACGAGCAATTGACTGAAATCGGCGTCTCAGTGCCGGAATGGCATTTTATTGGTCACTTGCAGTCAAATAAAGTCAAATACATTGCCGAATTTATCACAATGATTCATTCGGTGGATTCGCTCAAATTGGCTGAGGAAATAGACAAACGCGCTCTGCAACACGAGCGAGTTATTGATGTTTTAATCCAAATCAACACAAGCGGCGAAGATTCCAAATCGGGGATTGAACCTGAGGATGCTGCCGCACTTGCCCAACAAATTTTGAAACTTAAAAATGTGAAATTGAAAGGATTGATGACTATTGGCACTTTCACTGATGACGAAAGTCTGCAACGTGCAGAGTTTACGCTCCTGAGAAATAGTTTGAAATCAATCAACGAAAAATTGGGCACTAATTTGGATGAGCTTTCTATGGGAATGACAGGTGATTATGCCGTTGCAATCAGCGAAGGAGCCACAATGGTGCGTATTGGAACTGCGATTTTTGGTGAACGAATTTACGATTAA
- a CDS encoding leucine-rich repeat domain-containing protein yields MEDSDIKTFYSLEKALLEPNNVKSLDLHYKDLDEFPDDIFKLPNLEELIIWNNQLTYIPERISSLKKLRKLDLSGNQIITLPASIAELTELRILVVSWNRITELPSSIGNLSNLERLGLNNNRIKSLPDTIGNLSQLKELVLSENELHELPDSIGNLAKLEKFRAPGNALSKLPDSICKLTNLTKLEINENTLTELPSDIGNLTKLEKLRLYKNLIVELPESFGNLTGLQKLLLYENELKTLPASIGNLSNLVELELGFNYLTELPASLGELPKLRFISLTRNEFDENEKQKINSMLSNTRVDWY; encoded by the coding sequence ATGGAAGACTCAGATATCAAGACTTTTTATTCGCTCGAGAAAGCACTTCTCGAGCCGAACAATGTTAAATCCCTCGACCTACACTACAAAGACCTTGACGAATTTCCCGATGATATATTCAAATTACCCAACCTCGAAGAACTCATCATATGGAACAACCAACTGACCTACATCCCTGAACGAATTTCGAGCCTCAAGAAATTACGCAAACTCGACCTTAGTGGTAACCAAATCATCACTTTGCCGGCGTCGATTGCGGAATTGACTGAACTACGCATTTTGGTCGTCAGTTGGAATCGTATTACTGAATTGCCTTCAAGCATTGGCAATTTGTCAAATCTCGAGCGTCTAGGTTTGAATAACAACAGAATCAAATCTTTGCCCGATACGATTGGGAATCTTTCGCAATTGAAAGAATTAGTGCTGAGCGAGAATGAATTACACGAATTGCCTGATTCAATCGGCAATTTGGCAAAGCTCGAAAAATTCAGAGCGCCCGGGAACGCATTATCTAAGTTGCCGGATTCAATTTGTAAACTGACAAATCTGACCAAACTTGAGATTAACGAAAACACTTTGACTGAATTGCCAAGCGACATCGGCAATTTGACGAAATTGGAAAAGTTAAGATTGTATAAGAACCTTATCGTGGAATTGCCGGAAAGTTTCGGCAACTTAACTGGTCTTCAGAAATTATTGCTTTATGAAAATGAGTTGAAGACTTTGCCGGCTTCAATCGGCAATTTGAGCAATTTGGTTGAACTTGAGCTTGGATTCAATTATCTCACCGAACTACCTGCTTCCCTCGGCGAACTTCCTAAATTGCGTTTCATCAGTTTGACAAGGAATGAATTTGACGAAAACGAAAAGCAAAAGATTAATTCTATGCTTTCAAATACGAGAGTAGATTGGTACTAA